In one Phyllostomus discolor isolate MPI-MPIP mPhyDis1 chromosome 8, mPhyDis1.pri.v3, whole genome shotgun sequence genomic region, the following are encoded:
- the TLCD3A gene encoding TLC domain-containing protein 3A isoform X3 translates to MLLTLAWGSLFFLGLFALSTWGLRRARPEWPMYDCLMISTRLVSSAQAVLATASGIIIIFYCRDVVTDSHWLAREYIWFLVPYMVYDTCAMYLCEWYRTREQNRRDFRTIFRSYLSKNRLMITHHVAILLVLAPIAQLRGDRGDFFVGCIYTAELSTPFVSLGKILIQLKQQHTLLYKVNGILTLTTFFCCRILLFPFMYCSYGQQLKLNVLQVPFRIPFLCNVANAFLIAPQIYWFSLLCKKAAGLFDTPPGGKDG, encoded by the exons ATGCTGCTTACGTTGGCCTGGGGCTCACTCTTCTTCTTGGGGCTCTTCGCGCTCTCCACCTGGGGGCTGCGCCGCGCGCGGCCTGAATGGCCCATGTACGACTGCTTGATGATCAGCACCAG GCTGGTTTCTTCAGCACAGGCTGTGTTGGCCACCGCATCTGGAATCATCATCATCTTCTACTGTAGAGACGTGGTCACCGACAG CCACTGGCTTGCCCGAGAATATATCTGGTTTTTGGTTCCTTATATGGTTTATGACACCTGCGCCATGTACCTGTGTGAATGGTACCGAACCAGAGAACAGAACCGCAGAGACTTCCGCACCATTTTTCGAAGCTACCTAAGTAAAAACCGCCTCATGATCACACACCATGTGGCCATTCTGTTGGTCCTAGCGCCAATTGCACAG CTTAGGGGAGACCGAGGGGACTTCTTTGTTGGCTGCATCTACACGGCAGAACTGAGCACTCCATTTGTGTCGCTGGGCAAAATTCTGATTCAG CTCAAGCAGCAGCACACCCTTCTGTACAAGGTGAATGGGATCCTCACGCTGACCACCTTCTTTTGCTGTCGGATCCTCCTTTTCCCCTTCATGTACTGCTCCTATGGCCAACAGCTGAAACTAAACGTGCTCCAAGTGCCGTTCAGGATCCCTTTCTTATGCAATGTGGCCAATGCCTTCCTCATTGCTCCCCAGATCTACTGGTTTTCTCTGCTGTGCAAGAAGGCAGCCGGGCTCTTTGACACTCCCCCAGGAGGAAAGGATGGGTAA
- the TLCD3A gene encoding TLC domain-containing protein 3A isoform X5, whose protein sequence is MLLTLAWGSLFFLGLFALSTWGLRRARPEWPMYDCLMISTRLVSSAQAVLATASGIIIIFYCRDVVTDRGLGETEGTSLLAASTRQN, encoded by the exons ATGCTGCTTACGTTGGCCTGGGGCTCACTCTTCTTCTTGGGGCTCTTCGCGCTCTCCACCTGGGGGCTGCGCCGCGCGCGGCCTGAATGGCCCATGTACGACTGCTTGATGATCAGCACCAG GCTGGTTTCTTCAGCACAGGCTGTGTTGGCCACCGCATCTGGAATCATCATCATCTTCTACTGTAGAGACGTGGTCACCGACAG AGG CTTAGGGGAGACCGAGGGGACTTCTTTGTTGGCTGCATCTACACGGCAGAACTGA
- the TLCD3A gene encoding TLC domain-containing protein 3A isoform X4, with translation MLLTLAWGSLFFLGLFALSTWGLRRARPEWPMYDCLMISTRLVSSAQAVLATASGIIIIFYCRDVVTDR, from the exons ATGCTGCTTACGTTGGCCTGGGGCTCACTCTTCTTCTTGGGGCTCTTCGCGCTCTCCACCTGGGGGCTGCGCCGCGCGCGGCCTGAATGGCCCATGTACGACTGCTTGATGATCAGCACCAG GCTGGTTTCTTCAGCACAGGCTGTGTTGGCCACCGCATCTGGAATCATCATCATCTTCTACTGTAGAGACGTGGTCACCGACAGGTAA
- the GEMIN4 gene encoding gem-associated protein 4 isoform X2 — MDLGPLNICEEMAILHGGFLLAQQLFRPKALAELTKSDWEHVGRPIVEALREISATACSQPLAWRRKALVIIWAKVLQPFPVTPSDTETRWQEDVFFSVGNMIPTINHTVLFELLKSLEDSGLFIQLLMALPTTICRAELEHFLEHMAVDTSSKDVAFFLDVWWEMMKHKGDQQDPLLSQFRAMAHKYSSSSDEFSHPPKRFKSDPDVCPTMPLLAMLLSGLKQIQNRILCPGMKCCALANLADMLTVFALMEDDPQEVSATVYLDKLATVISVWNSDTQNPYHQQALAEKVKEAERDINLSSLARLPSETVFLGFEFMRSLLREWGEELQAMLSSTQGTNYDSYRLCDSLTSFSQNLKVYLDTTSLSKEERQVVSEVAECVGDFLRKTNRVLNKGVEKDITASIAMAIIEQKMDRHMEMCYIFASEKKWAFSDEWLACLVSNQTLFREPDLVLKLLETVTEVSTTDRAIPKSRVKQVINLILECYADLSLPDKNKVLSGVLVFWGRRGLSEKLLAYLEGFQEDLNTTFNQLAQSASEQGLAKAVASVARLVLLHPETTVKKMCGMAVANLGTHRFLAQILTAFPALKFTEEQGPNPSPTFVVSCLKETVWTKFSTPKEEKQFLELLQCLMSPVKPQGIPVAALLEPDEVLREFVLPFLMLDVEEVDLSLKIFIQTLEANVCFEEYWLQTCSPFPLIFSLCQLLDSFSKYWQLPREKRCLSLDGKDLVIHILELLCEIVSANADTFSPDTWIKSLSWLHRKLEQLDWTVGLRLKKFFEGHFKCEVPATLFEICKLSEDEWTSQAHPGYGPGTGLLAWMECCCTSRSVSEQMLSLLVVAVGNPEEVRLFSKGFLIALVQVMPWCSTQEWQCLFQLTRRLLEKQLLHVPYSLEYIQFVPLLNLKPLAQELQLSVLLLRTFQFLCSQSCRNWLPMEGWSHVVKLLCSSLTSLLDSVRLIQSVGPWAQGQEQDLTQEVLFFYTQVFCHSLHIMAMLCQEVCEPLYVLALEILTCYETLSKTNPSVSALLQKVNEQHFLKSIAKNISPEERRQTLLQKISNF, encoded by the exons ATGGACCTAG GACCCTTGAATATCTGTGAAGAAATGGCTATTTTGCACGGGGGCTTTTTGCTGGCCCAGCAGCTGTTCCGTCCCAAAGCACTGGCAGAATTGACAAAGTCTGACTGGGAGCATGTCGGGCGGCCCATTGTGGAGGCCTTGAGGGAGATCTCCGCCACAGcgtgctcccagcccctggcctggaGGAGGAAAGCTCTGGTTATCATCTGGGCCAAGGTTCTTCAGCCCTTCCCCGTCACCCCTTCTGACACTGAAACTCGGTGGCAGGAAGATGTGTTCTTCTCGGTAGGCAACATGATCCCTACCATTAATCACACGGTCCTCTTTGAGCTGCTCAAGTCCCTGGAAGATTCCGGACTCTTTATCCAGCTCCTGAtggccctccccaccaccatctGCCGTGCAGAACTGGAGCACTTTTTGGAGCACATGGCTGTTGACACTTCTTCAAAGGATGTGGCCTTCTTCCTTGATGTCTGGTGGGAAATGATGAAGCACAAGGGCGACCAGCAGGACCCCCTGCTCTCCCAGTTCAGGGCAATGGCCCATAAGTACTCGTCCTCCTCAGATGAGTTCTCCCACCCTCCAAAGAGGTTTAAGTCAGATCCAGATGTGTGTCCCACCATGCCCCTGTTGGCCATGCTGCTCAGCGGGCTGAAGCAAATTCAAAACAGAATCCTGTGTCCTGGGATGAAGTGCTGTGCATTAGCCAACTTGGCTGACATGCTGACCGTGTTTGCGCTAATGGAGGACGACCCTCAGGAAGTGTCTGCGACTGTGTACCTAGACAAACTGGCCACGGTGATCTCCGTGTGGAATTCGGACACCCAGAACCCGTATCACCAACAGGCCCTGGCTGAGAAGGTAAAGGAGGCAGAACGGGACATCAACCTGAGCTCGCTGGCTAGGCTCCCGAGTGAAACCGTTTTCCTTGGGTTTGAGTTCATGCGCAGCCTGCTGCGAGAGTGGGGGGAGGAGCTGCAGGCCATGCTTAGCAGTACCCAGGGGACAAATTATGACAGCTACCGACTGTGTGACAGTCTGACTTCCTTCAGCCAGAACTTGAAGGTCTACCTGGATACCACCAGCTTGTCCAAGGAGGAGAGGCAGGTGGTCTCTGAAGTGGCAGAGTGCGTTGGGGATTTCCTGAGGAAGACCAACAGGGTACTAAACAAGGGTGTGGAGAAGGACATCACTGCCTCGATTGCCATGGCCATTATCGAGCAGAAGATGGATCGGCACATGGAAATGTGCTACATTTTTGCTTCTGAGAAGAAGTGGGCCTTCTCGGACGAGTGGCTAGCCTGCCTGGTTAGTAACCAGACCCTCTTCCGGGAGCCAGATTTGGTGTTAAAGCTACTGGAAACAGTGACAGAAGTCAGCACGACAGACAGAGCCATCCCCAAATCTCGGGTCAAACAAGTTATCAACTTGATCCTTGAATGTTATGCGGACCTGTCCCTGCCAGACAAAAATAAAGTCCTCTCAGGTGTCCTGGTTTTCTGGGGGCGAAGGGGCCTCTCTGAGAAGTTGTTGGCTTACTTGGAGGGGTTTCAGGAAGACCTCAACACAACTTTTAACCAGCTTGCACAGAGCGCGTCTGAACAGGGCTTAGCTAAAGCTGTAGCATCTGTGGCCCGCCTGGTGCTACTGCACCCGGAGACCACGGTGAAGAAAATGTGCGGCATGGCTGTGGCCAATCTCGGCACCCACAGGTTCCTGGCTCAGATTCTCACCGCCTTCCCTGCCCTCAAGTTCACGGAAGAGCAGGGTCCAAATCCATCTCCCACTTTTGTGGTGTCATGCCTCAAAGAAACCGTCTGGACCAAGTTCTCTACacccaaggaagaaaagcagttTTTGGAGCTCCTGCAATGCCTGATGAGTCCCGTGAAGCCCCAGGGGATTCCGGTCGCTGCTCTTCTTGAGCCAGATGAGGTGCTGAGGGAATTCGTCCTGCCTTTCTTGATGCtcgatgtggaagaggtggacCTCAGTCTGAAGATCTTCATCCAGACTCTGGAAGCAAATGTCTGCTTCGAGGAGTACTGGCTCCAGACCTGCTCTCCGTTCCCCCTCATCTTCAGCTTGTGCCAGCTCCTGGACAGCTTCAGCAAGTACTGGCAGCTCCCCAGGGAGAAGCGGTGCCTCTCTCTGGATGGGAAGGATCTGGTGATCCACATCCTGGAGCTCCTCTGTGAGATCGTATCAGCTAATGCTGACACCTTCTCCCCAGACACCTGGATCAAATCCCTGTCCTGGCTTCACCGGAAGTTGGAGCAGCTAGACTGGACTGTGGGCCTGAGACTGAAGAAATTCTTTGAGGGCCACTTCAAGTGTGAGGTACCAGCCACACTTTTTGAGATCTGTAAGCTTTCTGAGGATGAGTGGACCTCCCAGGCCCATCCTGGGTACGGGCCAGGCACGGGGCTCCTGGCCTGGATGGAGTGCTGCTGCACCTCCAGAAGCGTCTCTGAGCAGATGCTCTCCCTCTTGGTGGTGGCTGTGGGCAACCCCGAGGAGGTCAGGTTGTTCAGCAAGGGCTTTCTGATAGCCCTGGTACAAGTCATGCCTTGGTGCAGCACGCAGGAGTGGCAGTGCCTCTTCCAGTTGACCAGGAGACTGCTGGAGAAACAGCTCCTGCATGTCCCTTACAGCTTGGAATATATCCAGTTTGTTCCTCTGCTCAACCTGAAGCCCTTGGCCCAGGAGCTCCAGCTCTCCGTACTCCTCCTGAGAACTTTCCAGTTTCTTTGCAGCCAGAGTTGTCGGAATTGGCTTCCTATGGAAGGCTGGAGCCATGTGGTCAAACTCCTGTGCAGCAGCCTGACCAGCCTCCTGGACTCAGTTAGGTTGATACAGTCGGTTGGCCCGTGGGCCCAAGGACAAGAACAGGACCTCACCCAAGAAGTCCTGTTTTTTTATACCCAGGTATTTTGTCATTCTCTGCACATCATGGCCATGCTCTGCCAGGAGGTGTGCGAGCCACTGTATGTTCTAGCCTTGGAAATCCTCACCTGCTATGAAACCCTGAGCAAGACCAACCCTTCTGTTAGCGCCTTGCTCCAGAAGGTAAATGAGCAGCACTTCCTGAAGTCCATTGCCAAGAACATTAGCCCCGAGGAGCGGCGCCAAACCCTGCTGCAGAAGATCAGTAACTTCTGA
- the GEMIN4 gene encoding gem-associated protein 4 isoform X1, with protein sequence MHFHWWRAHLCLTVIPPTLNNQNLTAFPPNLFESPVFPVSSGACCLSSFHLESLGVLFHSLGPLNICEEMAILHGGFLLAQQLFRPKALAELTKSDWEHVGRPIVEALREISATACSQPLAWRRKALVIIWAKVLQPFPVTPSDTETRWQEDVFFSVGNMIPTINHTVLFELLKSLEDSGLFIQLLMALPTTICRAELEHFLEHMAVDTSSKDVAFFLDVWWEMMKHKGDQQDPLLSQFRAMAHKYSSSSDEFSHPPKRFKSDPDVCPTMPLLAMLLSGLKQIQNRILCPGMKCCALANLADMLTVFALMEDDPQEVSATVYLDKLATVISVWNSDTQNPYHQQALAEKVKEAERDINLSSLARLPSETVFLGFEFMRSLLREWGEELQAMLSSTQGTNYDSYRLCDSLTSFSQNLKVYLDTTSLSKEERQVVSEVAECVGDFLRKTNRVLNKGVEKDITASIAMAIIEQKMDRHMEMCYIFASEKKWAFSDEWLACLVSNQTLFREPDLVLKLLETVTEVSTTDRAIPKSRVKQVINLILECYADLSLPDKNKVLSGVLVFWGRRGLSEKLLAYLEGFQEDLNTTFNQLAQSASEQGLAKAVASVARLVLLHPETTVKKMCGMAVANLGTHRFLAQILTAFPALKFTEEQGPNPSPTFVVSCLKETVWTKFSTPKEEKQFLELLQCLMSPVKPQGIPVAALLEPDEVLREFVLPFLMLDVEEVDLSLKIFIQTLEANVCFEEYWLQTCSPFPLIFSLCQLLDSFSKYWQLPREKRCLSLDGKDLVIHILELLCEIVSANADTFSPDTWIKSLSWLHRKLEQLDWTVGLRLKKFFEGHFKCEVPATLFEICKLSEDEWTSQAHPGYGPGTGLLAWMECCCTSRSVSEQMLSLLVVAVGNPEEVRLFSKGFLIALVQVMPWCSTQEWQCLFQLTRRLLEKQLLHVPYSLEYIQFVPLLNLKPLAQELQLSVLLLRTFQFLCSQSCRNWLPMEGWSHVVKLLCSSLTSLLDSVRLIQSVGPWAQGQEQDLTQEVLFFYTQVFCHSLHIMAMLCQEVCEPLYVLALEILTCYETLSKTNPSVSALLQKVNEQHFLKSIAKNISPEERRQTLLQKISNF encoded by the exons ATGCATTTCCATTGGTGGAGGGCGCATCTCTGCCTTACTGTTATACCTCCAACTCTAAATAACCAAAACTTAACAGCATTCCCTCCAAACCTGTTTGAGTCTCCTGTGTTCCCTGTTTCCAGTGGTGCCTGTTGTCTTTCCAGTTTCCACCTAGAGAGTTTGGGAGTCCTTTTTCATTCCTTGG GACCCTTGAATATCTGTGAAGAAATGGCTATTTTGCACGGGGGCTTTTTGCTGGCCCAGCAGCTGTTCCGTCCCAAAGCACTGGCAGAATTGACAAAGTCTGACTGGGAGCATGTCGGGCGGCCCATTGTGGAGGCCTTGAGGGAGATCTCCGCCACAGcgtgctcccagcccctggcctggaGGAGGAAAGCTCTGGTTATCATCTGGGCCAAGGTTCTTCAGCCCTTCCCCGTCACCCCTTCTGACACTGAAACTCGGTGGCAGGAAGATGTGTTCTTCTCGGTAGGCAACATGATCCCTACCATTAATCACACGGTCCTCTTTGAGCTGCTCAAGTCCCTGGAAGATTCCGGACTCTTTATCCAGCTCCTGAtggccctccccaccaccatctGCCGTGCAGAACTGGAGCACTTTTTGGAGCACATGGCTGTTGACACTTCTTCAAAGGATGTGGCCTTCTTCCTTGATGTCTGGTGGGAAATGATGAAGCACAAGGGCGACCAGCAGGACCCCCTGCTCTCCCAGTTCAGGGCAATGGCCCATAAGTACTCGTCCTCCTCAGATGAGTTCTCCCACCCTCCAAAGAGGTTTAAGTCAGATCCAGATGTGTGTCCCACCATGCCCCTGTTGGCCATGCTGCTCAGCGGGCTGAAGCAAATTCAAAACAGAATCCTGTGTCCTGGGATGAAGTGCTGTGCATTAGCCAACTTGGCTGACATGCTGACCGTGTTTGCGCTAATGGAGGACGACCCTCAGGAAGTGTCTGCGACTGTGTACCTAGACAAACTGGCCACGGTGATCTCCGTGTGGAATTCGGACACCCAGAACCCGTATCACCAACAGGCCCTGGCTGAGAAGGTAAAGGAGGCAGAACGGGACATCAACCTGAGCTCGCTGGCTAGGCTCCCGAGTGAAACCGTTTTCCTTGGGTTTGAGTTCATGCGCAGCCTGCTGCGAGAGTGGGGGGAGGAGCTGCAGGCCATGCTTAGCAGTACCCAGGGGACAAATTATGACAGCTACCGACTGTGTGACAGTCTGACTTCCTTCAGCCAGAACTTGAAGGTCTACCTGGATACCACCAGCTTGTCCAAGGAGGAGAGGCAGGTGGTCTCTGAAGTGGCAGAGTGCGTTGGGGATTTCCTGAGGAAGACCAACAGGGTACTAAACAAGGGTGTGGAGAAGGACATCACTGCCTCGATTGCCATGGCCATTATCGAGCAGAAGATGGATCGGCACATGGAAATGTGCTACATTTTTGCTTCTGAGAAGAAGTGGGCCTTCTCGGACGAGTGGCTAGCCTGCCTGGTTAGTAACCAGACCCTCTTCCGGGAGCCAGATTTGGTGTTAAAGCTACTGGAAACAGTGACAGAAGTCAGCACGACAGACAGAGCCATCCCCAAATCTCGGGTCAAACAAGTTATCAACTTGATCCTTGAATGTTATGCGGACCTGTCCCTGCCAGACAAAAATAAAGTCCTCTCAGGTGTCCTGGTTTTCTGGGGGCGAAGGGGCCTCTCTGAGAAGTTGTTGGCTTACTTGGAGGGGTTTCAGGAAGACCTCAACACAACTTTTAACCAGCTTGCACAGAGCGCGTCTGAACAGGGCTTAGCTAAAGCTGTAGCATCTGTGGCCCGCCTGGTGCTACTGCACCCGGAGACCACGGTGAAGAAAATGTGCGGCATGGCTGTGGCCAATCTCGGCACCCACAGGTTCCTGGCTCAGATTCTCACCGCCTTCCCTGCCCTCAAGTTCACGGAAGAGCAGGGTCCAAATCCATCTCCCACTTTTGTGGTGTCATGCCTCAAAGAAACCGTCTGGACCAAGTTCTCTACacccaaggaagaaaagcagttTTTGGAGCTCCTGCAATGCCTGATGAGTCCCGTGAAGCCCCAGGGGATTCCGGTCGCTGCTCTTCTTGAGCCAGATGAGGTGCTGAGGGAATTCGTCCTGCCTTTCTTGATGCtcgatgtggaagaggtggacCTCAGTCTGAAGATCTTCATCCAGACTCTGGAAGCAAATGTCTGCTTCGAGGAGTACTGGCTCCAGACCTGCTCTCCGTTCCCCCTCATCTTCAGCTTGTGCCAGCTCCTGGACAGCTTCAGCAAGTACTGGCAGCTCCCCAGGGAGAAGCGGTGCCTCTCTCTGGATGGGAAGGATCTGGTGATCCACATCCTGGAGCTCCTCTGTGAGATCGTATCAGCTAATGCTGACACCTTCTCCCCAGACACCTGGATCAAATCCCTGTCCTGGCTTCACCGGAAGTTGGAGCAGCTAGACTGGACTGTGGGCCTGAGACTGAAGAAATTCTTTGAGGGCCACTTCAAGTGTGAGGTACCAGCCACACTTTTTGAGATCTGTAAGCTTTCTGAGGATGAGTGGACCTCCCAGGCCCATCCTGGGTACGGGCCAGGCACGGGGCTCCTGGCCTGGATGGAGTGCTGCTGCACCTCCAGAAGCGTCTCTGAGCAGATGCTCTCCCTCTTGGTGGTGGCTGTGGGCAACCCCGAGGAGGTCAGGTTGTTCAGCAAGGGCTTTCTGATAGCCCTGGTACAAGTCATGCCTTGGTGCAGCACGCAGGAGTGGCAGTGCCTCTTCCAGTTGACCAGGAGACTGCTGGAGAAACAGCTCCTGCATGTCCCTTACAGCTTGGAATATATCCAGTTTGTTCCTCTGCTCAACCTGAAGCCCTTGGCCCAGGAGCTCCAGCTCTCCGTACTCCTCCTGAGAACTTTCCAGTTTCTTTGCAGCCAGAGTTGTCGGAATTGGCTTCCTATGGAAGGCTGGAGCCATGTGGTCAAACTCCTGTGCAGCAGCCTGACCAGCCTCCTGGACTCAGTTAGGTTGATACAGTCGGTTGGCCCGTGGGCCCAAGGACAAGAACAGGACCTCACCCAAGAAGTCCTGTTTTTTTATACCCAGGTATTTTGTCATTCTCTGCACATCATGGCCATGCTCTGCCAGGAGGTGTGCGAGCCACTGTATGTTCTAGCCTTGGAAATCCTCACCTGCTATGAAACCCTGAGCAAGACCAACCCTTCTGTTAGCGCCTTGCTCCAGAAGGTAAATGAGCAGCACTTCCTGAAGTCCATTGCCAAGAACATTAGCCCCGAGGAGCGGCGCCAAACCCTGCTGCAGAAGATCAGTAACTTCTGA
- the GEMIN4 gene encoding gem-associated protein 4 isoform X3, producing the protein MAILHGGFLLAQQLFRPKALAELTKSDWEHVGRPIVEALREISATACSQPLAWRRKALVIIWAKVLQPFPVTPSDTETRWQEDVFFSVGNMIPTINHTVLFELLKSLEDSGLFIQLLMALPTTICRAELEHFLEHMAVDTSSKDVAFFLDVWWEMMKHKGDQQDPLLSQFRAMAHKYSSSSDEFSHPPKRFKSDPDVCPTMPLLAMLLSGLKQIQNRILCPGMKCCALANLADMLTVFALMEDDPQEVSATVYLDKLATVISVWNSDTQNPYHQQALAEKVKEAERDINLSSLARLPSETVFLGFEFMRSLLREWGEELQAMLSSTQGTNYDSYRLCDSLTSFSQNLKVYLDTTSLSKEERQVVSEVAECVGDFLRKTNRVLNKGVEKDITASIAMAIIEQKMDRHMEMCYIFASEKKWAFSDEWLACLVSNQTLFREPDLVLKLLETVTEVSTTDRAIPKSRVKQVINLILECYADLSLPDKNKVLSGVLVFWGRRGLSEKLLAYLEGFQEDLNTTFNQLAQSASEQGLAKAVASVARLVLLHPETTVKKMCGMAVANLGTHRFLAQILTAFPALKFTEEQGPNPSPTFVVSCLKETVWTKFSTPKEEKQFLELLQCLMSPVKPQGIPVAALLEPDEVLREFVLPFLMLDVEEVDLSLKIFIQTLEANVCFEEYWLQTCSPFPLIFSLCQLLDSFSKYWQLPREKRCLSLDGKDLVIHILELLCEIVSANADTFSPDTWIKSLSWLHRKLEQLDWTVGLRLKKFFEGHFKCEVPATLFEICKLSEDEWTSQAHPGYGPGTGLLAWMECCCTSRSVSEQMLSLLVVAVGNPEEVRLFSKGFLIALVQVMPWCSTQEWQCLFQLTRRLLEKQLLHVPYSLEYIQFVPLLNLKPLAQELQLSVLLLRTFQFLCSQSCRNWLPMEGWSHVVKLLCSSLTSLLDSVRLIQSVGPWAQGQEQDLTQEVLFFYTQVFCHSLHIMAMLCQEVCEPLYVLALEILTCYETLSKTNPSVSALLQKVNEQHFLKSIAKNISPEERRQTLLQKISNF; encoded by the coding sequence ATGGCTATTTTGCACGGGGGCTTTTTGCTGGCCCAGCAGCTGTTCCGTCCCAAAGCACTGGCAGAATTGACAAAGTCTGACTGGGAGCATGTCGGGCGGCCCATTGTGGAGGCCTTGAGGGAGATCTCCGCCACAGcgtgctcccagcccctggcctggaGGAGGAAAGCTCTGGTTATCATCTGGGCCAAGGTTCTTCAGCCCTTCCCCGTCACCCCTTCTGACACTGAAACTCGGTGGCAGGAAGATGTGTTCTTCTCGGTAGGCAACATGATCCCTACCATTAATCACACGGTCCTCTTTGAGCTGCTCAAGTCCCTGGAAGATTCCGGACTCTTTATCCAGCTCCTGAtggccctccccaccaccatctGCCGTGCAGAACTGGAGCACTTTTTGGAGCACATGGCTGTTGACACTTCTTCAAAGGATGTGGCCTTCTTCCTTGATGTCTGGTGGGAAATGATGAAGCACAAGGGCGACCAGCAGGACCCCCTGCTCTCCCAGTTCAGGGCAATGGCCCATAAGTACTCGTCCTCCTCAGATGAGTTCTCCCACCCTCCAAAGAGGTTTAAGTCAGATCCAGATGTGTGTCCCACCATGCCCCTGTTGGCCATGCTGCTCAGCGGGCTGAAGCAAATTCAAAACAGAATCCTGTGTCCTGGGATGAAGTGCTGTGCATTAGCCAACTTGGCTGACATGCTGACCGTGTTTGCGCTAATGGAGGACGACCCTCAGGAAGTGTCTGCGACTGTGTACCTAGACAAACTGGCCACGGTGATCTCCGTGTGGAATTCGGACACCCAGAACCCGTATCACCAACAGGCCCTGGCTGAGAAGGTAAAGGAGGCAGAACGGGACATCAACCTGAGCTCGCTGGCTAGGCTCCCGAGTGAAACCGTTTTCCTTGGGTTTGAGTTCATGCGCAGCCTGCTGCGAGAGTGGGGGGAGGAGCTGCAGGCCATGCTTAGCAGTACCCAGGGGACAAATTATGACAGCTACCGACTGTGTGACAGTCTGACTTCCTTCAGCCAGAACTTGAAGGTCTACCTGGATACCACCAGCTTGTCCAAGGAGGAGAGGCAGGTGGTCTCTGAAGTGGCAGAGTGCGTTGGGGATTTCCTGAGGAAGACCAACAGGGTACTAAACAAGGGTGTGGAGAAGGACATCACTGCCTCGATTGCCATGGCCATTATCGAGCAGAAGATGGATCGGCACATGGAAATGTGCTACATTTTTGCTTCTGAGAAGAAGTGGGCCTTCTCGGACGAGTGGCTAGCCTGCCTGGTTAGTAACCAGACCCTCTTCCGGGAGCCAGATTTGGTGTTAAAGCTACTGGAAACAGTGACAGAAGTCAGCACGACAGACAGAGCCATCCCCAAATCTCGGGTCAAACAAGTTATCAACTTGATCCTTGAATGTTATGCGGACCTGTCCCTGCCAGACAAAAATAAAGTCCTCTCAGGTGTCCTGGTTTTCTGGGGGCGAAGGGGCCTCTCTGAGAAGTTGTTGGCTTACTTGGAGGGGTTTCAGGAAGACCTCAACACAACTTTTAACCAGCTTGCACAGAGCGCGTCTGAACAGGGCTTAGCTAAAGCTGTAGCATCTGTGGCCCGCCTGGTGCTACTGCACCCGGAGACCACGGTGAAGAAAATGTGCGGCATGGCTGTGGCCAATCTCGGCACCCACAGGTTCCTGGCTCAGATTCTCACCGCCTTCCCTGCCCTCAAGTTCACGGAAGAGCAGGGTCCAAATCCATCTCCCACTTTTGTGGTGTCATGCCTCAAAGAAACCGTCTGGACCAAGTTCTCTACacccaaggaagaaaagcagttTTTGGAGCTCCTGCAATGCCTGATGAGTCCCGTGAAGCCCCAGGGGATTCCGGTCGCTGCTCTTCTTGAGCCAGATGAGGTGCTGAGGGAATTCGTCCTGCCTTTCTTGATGCtcgatgtggaagaggtggacCTCAGTCTGAAGATCTTCATCCAGACTCTGGAAGCAAATGTCTGCTTCGAGGAGTACTGGCTCCAGACCTGCTCTCCGTTCCCCCTCATCTTCAGCTTGTGCCAGCTCCTGGACAGCTTCAGCAAGTACTGGCAGCTCCCCAGGGAGAAGCGGTGCCTCTCTCTGGATGGGAAGGATCTGGTGATCCACATCCTGGAGCTCCTCTGTGAGATCGTATCAGCTAATGCTGACACCTTCTCCCCAGACACCTGGATCAAATCCCTGTCCTGGCTTCACCGGAAGTTGGAGCAGCTAGACTGGACTGTGGGCCTGAGACTGAAGAAATTCTTTGAGGGCCACTTCAAGTGTGAGGTACCAGCCACACTTTTTGAGATCTGTAAGCTTTCTGAGGATGAGTGGACCTCCCAGGCCCATCCTGGGTACGGGCCAGGCACGGGGCTCCTGGCCTGGATGGAGTGCTGCTGCACCTCCAGAAGCGTCTCTGAGCAGATGCTCTCCCTCTTGGTGGTGGCTGTGGGCAACCCCGAGGAGGTCAGGTTGTTCAGCAAGGGCTTTCTGATAGCCCTGGTACAAGTCATGCCTTGGTGCAGCACGCAGGAGTGGCAGTGCCTCTTCCAGTTGACCAGGAGACTGCTGGAGAAACAGCTCCTGCATGTCCCTTACAGCTTGGAATATATCCAGTTTGTTCCTCTGCTCAACCTGAAGCCCTTGGCCCAGGAGCTCCAGCTCTCCGTACTCCTCCTGAGAACTTTCCAGTTTCTTTGCAGCCAGAGTTGTCGGAATTGGCTTCCTATGGAAGGCTGGAGCCATGTGGTCAAACTCCTGTGCAGCAGCCTGACCAGCCTCCTGGACTCAGTTAGGTTGATACAGTCGGTTGGCCCGTGGGCCCAAGGACAAGAACAGGACCTCACCCAAGAAGTCCTGTTTTTTTATACCCAGGTATTTTGTCATTCTCTGCACATCATGGCCATGCTCTGCCAGGAGGTGTGCGAGCCACTGTATGTTCTAGCCTTGGAAATCCTCACCTGCTATGAAACCCTGAGCAAGACCAACCCTTCTGTTAGCGCCTTGCTCCAGAAGGTAAATGAGCAGCACTTCCTGAAGTCCATTGCCAAGAACATTAGCCCCGAGGAGCGGCGCCAAACCCTGCTGCAGAAGATCAGTAACTTCTGA